The Mesorhizobium koreense genome includes a window with the following:
- a CDS encoding acyltransferase family protein has translation MNKLHGVQYLRAVAALGVVIFHAAERSGGHFVIGAAGVDVFFVVSGFIMWTISQRRPVSPLDFFRDRLRRIVPAYWLASAAMVLGGLVGAFPNLTLTVGHVLGSFFFIPHHSPNGGEIWPVLVQGWTLNYEMFFYAVFALTLFIRKEVRFIFLSGIFLFLVGAGLAFRFENPLLVTYTNPALIEFALGLVIGKFWLAGKMPSPGVGIALIAIAVCGFTVVGVTYSGFNPFVLGPLAGLLLVGTLALEKAKLMPRSKWATYAGDGSYMIYLWHTFAISVSAKIAGLFHVPTLAAVLISSVAGIAFGIFMFRLAQSELPVLFMPHSERR, from the coding sequence ATGAACAAACTCCATGGCGTGCAATACCTTCGCGCGGTCGCGGCGCTTGGGGTCGTCATCTTTCACGCCGCCGAGCGCTCCGGCGGCCATTTCGTCATCGGGGCAGCCGGCGTGGACGTCTTTTTCGTCGTCAGCGGCTTTATCATGTGGACGATCTCGCAGAGGCGACCGGTCTCTCCGCTCGACTTTTTCAGAGACCGGCTCAGACGCATCGTTCCCGCCTACTGGCTGGCCAGCGCCGCGATGGTTCTAGGCGGGCTGGTTGGCGCATTTCCCAACCTGACGCTGACTGTCGGTCACGTGCTCGGCTCGTTCTTCTTCATACCGCACCATTCGCCCAACGGTGGCGAGATCTGGCCCGTGCTGGTGCAGGGATGGACACTGAACTATGAAATGTTCTTCTACGCTGTTTTTGCCCTCACGCTGTTCATACGCAAAGAGGTGCGGTTCATCTTCCTGAGCGGGATATTTCTCTTTCTCGTTGGAGCCGGATTGGCCTTCCGTTTCGAGAATCCGCTTCTCGTGACCTATACAAATCCGGCCCTGATCGAATTCGCGCTCGGGCTGGTCATCGGCAAGTTCTGGCTCGCCGGGAAAATGCCATCGCCGGGGGTTGGCATCGCTCTCATTGCCATCGCGGTTTGCGGCTTTACCGTCGTCGGCGTCACCTATTCAGGCTTCAACCCGTTCGTCCTGGGTCCGTTGGCCGGCTTGCTGCTGGTCGGAACGCTTGCCCTTGAAAAGGCGAAGTTGATGCCGCGATCGAAATGGGCCACCTACGCCGGCGACGGCTCATACATGATCTATCTCTGGCACACTTTCGCAATCTCCGTGTCCGCCAAAATTGCCGGCCTGTTCCATGTCCCGACCCTTGCCGCGGTTTTGATATCTTCCGTGGCAGGAATCGCGTTCGGCATTTTCATGTTCAGATTGGCACAATCGGAATTGCCGGTACTGTTCATGCCTCATTCGGAGAGGCGCTGA
- the uxuA gene encoding mannonate dehydratase encodes MRQGWRWFGPDAGVPLDAVRQAGATNVVSALHEVPIGRAWTKAEVAERRNLIETTPPGRTPLAWSVVESIPIPDAVKRKGAAAKAKIEAWTASLEAVAASGIRIVCYNFMPVVDWTRTELDFVTPSGATAMRFDQERFAAFDLFILERDGAEADYTPQERARARAVHSAMSDDEVAEIVRIITSALPGSTTEPMTLPGFRERLAAYKGIDAARFRRNLVEFLEAVTPAAEGLGVKLTLHPDDPPRPLFGLPRIASTEADYAALFDAVPSPANGICLCTGSLGVRAGNDLPAMARRFASRIHFAHLRATKREADPRTFHESDHLGGDVDMVAVLKELVAEDRRRASDETIVFRSDHGHRMLDDLDKDVTPGYPAIGRLRGLAELRGILVALGTPPD; translated from the coding sequence ATGCGCCAGGGATGGAGATGGTTTGGGCCGGATGCCGGCGTGCCGCTCGATGCGGTGCGCCAGGCCGGCGCGACGAATGTCGTTTCGGCGTTGCACGAGGTGCCTATCGGCCGCGCCTGGACCAAGGCTGAGGTCGCCGAGCGCCGCAACCTGATCGAGACGACGCCGCCTGGCCGTACGCCGCTCGCCTGGTCGGTCGTGGAGAGCATTCCCATCCCCGATGCGGTGAAGCGCAAGGGCGCGGCTGCGAAGGCGAAGATAGAGGCGTGGACCGCCAGCCTTGAAGCCGTTGCCGCCTCAGGCATCCGGATCGTCTGCTACAATTTCATGCCCGTCGTGGACTGGACGCGTACCGAACTCGATTTTGTCACGCCGAGCGGCGCGACCGCCATGCGCTTCGACCAGGAACGCTTCGCCGCGTTCGATCTTTTCATCTTGGAGCGCGATGGCGCGGAGGCAGACTACACACCGCAGGAACGCGCGCGCGCGCGCGCCGTACACTCGGCCATGAGCGACGACGAGGTAGCGGAGATTGTCCGCATCATCACCTCGGCGCTACCGGGCTCCACGACCGAGCCGATGACCCTGCCGGGTTTCCGCGAGCGGCTTGCCGCCTATAAAGGCATCGACGCGGCACGGTTCCGGCGTAACCTGGTGGAGTTTCTTGAGGCGGTGACGCCGGCGGCGGAGGGCCTTGGCGTCAAGCTGACGCTCCATCCCGACGATCCGCCGCGGCCGCTCTTCGGCCTGCCGCGCATCGCCTCGACGGAGGCGGACTATGCGGCGCTCTTCGACGCGGTCCCTTCGCCGGCCAATGGCATTTGCCTGTGCACGGGGAGTCTCGGCGTGCGTGCCGGCAACGACCTGCCGGCGATGGCGCGTCGCTTTGCCTCGCGTATCCATTTCGCTCATCTGCGCGCGACGAAGCGCGAGGCGGACCCGCGCACTTTCCACGAGAGCGATCATCTCGGCGGCGACGTCGACATGGTCGCCGTGCTTAAGGAACTGGTCGCCGAGGACCGTCGTCGCGCATCGGATGAGACCATCGTCTTCCGCTCCGATCACGGACACCGGATGCTGGATGATCTCGACAAGGACGTGACGCCGGGCTACCCGGCGATCGGACGCCTGCGCGGCCTGGCGGAACTGCGCGGCATCCTGGTCGCGCTTGGCACGCCGCCGGATTGA
- a CDS encoding GntR family transcriptional regulator, translating into MLKQIEERRGGRARPQAAKVVRRVTTASAIHEHLLGEILSLQLPPGTALQEKLIAEEFGVSRTPVREAIIRLAEAGLVDIFPQSGTFVSRVPVNAIPEAVMIRKALEGATVEAAAEVADEKEVKRLDQIIARQRALASLGDTSAFHEADEAFHEVIADISGHPGIWKLLKQAKVQIDRARRLTLPVLGRMDWVIGEHTIIRDSIAAHDPAAARAAMMVHLSAVIPDIGLLVEQYPDYFAS; encoded by the coding sequence ATGCTGAAGCAGATCGAGGAAAGACGCGGCGGGCGCGCCCGGCCACAGGCGGCAAAGGTGGTGCGCCGTGTCACCACGGCTTCCGCTATCCACGAGCACCTGCTGGGCGAGATCCTCTCGCTGCAATTGCCGCCCGGCACGGCGCTGCAGGAAAAGCTGATCGCGGAAGAGTTCGGCGTCAGCCGCACGCCAGTCCGCGAGGCGATCATTCGGCTCGCGGAGGCCGGACTGGTCGATATCTTTCCGCAATCGGGCACCTTCGTATCGCGCGTGCCGGTCAACGCGATTCCCGAGGCCGTCATGATCCGCAAGGCGCTTGAAGGGGCAACCGTCGAGGCAGCCGCGGAGGTCGCGGACGAGAAGGAAGTTAAACGGCTCGATCAGATCATTGCCCGCCAACGTGCGCTCGCCAGCCTTGGTGACACCAGCGCGTTCCATGAAGCGGACGAGGCCTTCCACGAAGTCATCGCCGATATCAGCGGGCATCCGGGGATATGGAAACTCCTGAAGCAGGCGAAGGTACAGATCGACCGAGCGCGTCGCCTCACGCTCCCCGTGCTCGGCCGCATGGATTGGGTGATCGGGGAACATACCATCATCCGCGACAGCATCGCCGCCCACGATCCGGCGGCGGCGAGGGCAGCGATGATGGTCCATCTGAGCGCCGTTATTCCCGACATCGGGCTGCTGGTTGAGCAGTATCCTGACTATTTCGCGTCTTGA
- a CDS encoding ABC transporter substrate-binding protein, with protein MNVTRRHFMGGVAGLATYGAFGGGQVFAAAQKPSSPLTITIVDVAGNLALTQGAFDAYAAAKPDFVSRFAYTKAPSPELPAKIQAQQAAKRVDLDLVLTGTDALSAGLGLGLWVDLKPHMSELPKLEDILLPQALKMQGLAKDQGIIVTYYPSGPLIEYMPDAVKTVPTTTQELLDWAKANPNKFIYARPANSGPGRTFLMGLPYLLGDKDPMDPEKGWDKTWEYLAELGKNIEYYPTGTTPTMKELGEGTRSMIASTTGWDINPRALGIVPKEAKVATLKGFHWVTDAHYMCVPKGVSDEKLAVLLDVMNFVLEPKQQAIAYDQGYFYPGPAVKDVPISMAPQASQDCIKEFGRPEYADWIANNPLELPLEPQQMVKAFNIWDQKIGAAKG; from the coding sequence ATGAACGTTACTCGCAGGCATTTCATGGGCGGCGTTGCCGGCCTTGCCACCTACGGCGCATTTGGCGGCGGTCAGGTTTTCGCGGCGGCGCAGAAGCCGTCCAGTCCGCTGACGATCACCATCGTCGACGTCGCTGGCAATCTGGCGCTTACCCAGGGCGCCTTTGACGCCTATGCAGCGGCGAAGCCCGACTTCGTCTCGCGCTTCGCCTACACCAAGGCGCCCTCGCCCGAACTGCCGGCGAAAATCCAGGCGCAGCAGGCGGCGAAGCGGGTCGATCTCGATCTCGTTCTGACTGGCACCGACGCGCTTTCCGCCGGTCTCGGGCTCGGCCTGTGGGTCGACCTCAAGCCGCATATGTCGGAACTTCCGAAGCTCGAAGACATCCTGCTGCCACAGGCGCTCAAGATGCAGGGCCTGGCGAAGGACCAGGGCATCATCGTCACCTATTATCCATCGGGACCGCTCATCGAATACATGCCGGATGCGGTCAAGACCGTGCCCACGACAACGCAGGAACTGCTCGACTGGGCGAAGGCCAATCCGAACAAGTTCATCTATGCGCGCCCCGCGAATTCCGGTCCCGGCCGCACCTTCCTCATGGGCCTGCCCTATCTGTTGGGCGACAAGGACCCGATGGATCCCGAAAAGGGCTGGGACAAGACCTGGGAATACCTGGCCGAACTCGGCAAGAACATCGAATACTACCCGACCGGCACCACGCCGACGATGAAGGAACTCGGTGAGGGAACGCGCTCCATGATTGCGTCCACGACCGGCTGGGATATCAATCCGCGCGCACTCGGTATCGTGCCGAAAGAGGCCAAGGTCGCGACGCTTAAAGGCTTCCACTGGGTCACCGACGCGCACTATATGTGCGTGCCGAAGGGCGTTTCCGACGAAAAGCTGGCCGTGCTGCTCGACGTGATGAACTTCGTGCTTGAGCCCAAGCAGCAGGCCATCGCCTATGACCAGGGATATTTCTATCCCGGCCCGGCCGTGAAGGACGTTCCAATCTCCATGGCCCCTCAGGCAAGCCAGGACTGCATCAAGGAGTTCGGCCGGCCCGAATATGCCGACTGGATCGCCAACAACCCGCTGGAACTGCCGCTCGAGCCGCAGCAGATGGTGAAGGCTTTCAATATCTGGGACCAGAAGATCGGCGCAGCCAAGGGCTAG
- a CDS encoding ABC transporter ATP-binding protein: MADKGKSSQGGRLELVDVRRTFGNYNALDGIDLTVEPGEFIALLGPSGCGKSTALNCIAGLLELTGGEIRLAGKRIDELQPEARGFGMVFQNYALFPHMSVRKNVGFGLSMQSVPGTEAAKRISEALALVRLQGQEDKLPGQLSGGQQQRVAIARAIVIRPPLVLMDEPLSNLDAKLRLEMRAEIRGIHDQIGSTTIYVTHDQDEALSLADRIVVMREGQIRQIGTPQDLYERPNHPDVADFMGFRTRIPGRVASVGNGQASVEAGGALLEGIAADGMSPGDKVLVSIRPEDLVAVDEGDGLKATVKSIEYRGRAFFGLASGTDGTEFFFRADRVYPRGASIVLRPLAERTLLFAEKA; this comes from the coding sequence TTGGCGGACAAAGGCAAATCATCGCAGGGCGGCCGCCTCGAACTGGTCGACGTTCGCCGCACCTTCGGCAACTACAACGCGCTCGACGGCATCGACCTCACCGTCGAGCCGGGCGAATTCATCGCCCTTCTCGGCCCTTCCGGCTGCGGCAAGTCGACCGCGCTCAACTGCATCGCGGGGCTACTAGAATTGACCGGTGGCGAAATCAGGCTTGCAGGAAAGCGCATCGACGAATTGCAGCCCGAGGCGCGGGGCTTCGGCATGGTCTTCCAGAACTACGCGCTCTTCCCGCATATGAGCGTGCGCAAGAATGTCGGCTTCGGCCTCTCCATGCAAAGCGTGCCGGGAACGGAGGCCGCAAAGCGCATCTCAGAGGCGCTGGCGCTAGTACGCTTGCAAGGACAGGAGGACAAACTGCCCGGCCAGCTTTCCGGCGGCCAGCAGCAGCGCGTGGCGATCGCGCGCGCCATCGTCATCCGCCCGCCGCTCGTCCTGATGGACGAGCCGCTCTCCAATCTCGACGCCAAGCTTCGGCTTGAGATGCGTGCCGAAATCCGCGGTATCCACGATCAGATCGGCTCGACCACGATCTATGTCACGCACGATCAGGACGAGGCGCTGTCGCTCGCCGATCGCATCGTGGTCATGCGCGAGGGCCAAATCCGCCAGATCGGTACGCCGCAGGACCTCTATGAGCGGCCGAACCATCCCGACGTCGCCGACTTCATGGGTTTCCGCACGCGCATTCCAGGCCGTGTGGCGTCGGTCGGCAACGGACAAGCCTCGGTGGAAGCGGGCGGAGCACTTCTTGAAGGGATCGCTGCCGACGGCATGTCGCCCGGCGACAAGGTGCTTGTATCGATCCGGCCGGAAGACCTCGTCGCGGTCGATGAGGGCGACGGGCTGAAAGCGACCGTCAAAAGTATCGAATACCGCGGCCGCGCCTTCTTCGGTCTTGCAAGCGGCACGGACGGCACCGAGTTCTTCTTTCGCGCAGACAGGGTCTACCCGCGCGGCGCTTCCATTGTGCTGAGGCCGTTGGCGGAGCGTACGCTGCTTTTCGCGGAGAAGGCATGA
- a CDS encoding ABC transporter permease: MMSVVTAGASPGPSLRKRLAARGLDGTTLLVLPGIVATLLLFVYPFLYGVVDSLAPKEGPWFTNYVKFFSEPFQYDTIFATLWLALPVTIINVLVAIPIAFRVRLMRRQRLLTTILVLPVTLGTVLVADGLLNYLGPRGWFNRSLMFLDLIDHPLRLTNNYWGVFASLVITGFPFAFLLTLSYVSGIDPAIEQAAATLGAKARQRFMRIFLPLLAPGLIVTFCLAFVQAFSVFPSAVLLGAPSGPTRVISIAAYQAAFEQYDHSMGAAIAIIMGLVQLVVILAVLSLRQVLYRGPAAGGKG; this comes from the coding sequence ATGATGTCCGTCGTGACCGCCGGCGCTTCACCTGGACCATCGCTCAGGAAGCGGCTGGCGGCGCGCGGCCTCGACGGAACGACGCTATTGGTCCTTCCGGGCATCGTCGCGACGCTTTTGCTCTTCGTCTATCCCTTCCTCTACGGCGTCGTGGATTCGTTAGCGCCCAAGGAGGGGCCCTGGTTCACTAATTACGTTAAATTCTTCAGCGAACCATTCCAGTACGACACCATCTTCGCGACGCTGTGGCTGGCGCTTCCGGTAACGATCATCAATGTGCTGGTCGCCATTCCGATCGCCTTCCGCGTCAGGTTGATGCGCCGCCAGCGGCTGCTTACCACCATCCTCGTCCTCCCGGTCACGCTCGGAACCGTGCTGGTCGCCGATGGGTTGCTCAACTATCTCGGCCCTCGCGGGTGGTTCAACCGGTCGCTGATGTTTCTCGACCTGATCGACCATCCGCTGAGGCTGACCAACAATTACTGGGGCGTCTTCGCCTCGCTGGTCATCACCGGCTTTCCCTTCGCCTTCCTGTTGACGCTCTCCTATGTCTCCGGAATCGACCCGGCGATCGAACAGGCGGCGGCGACGCTCGGCGCCAAGGCCCGGCAGCGCTTCATGCGCATCTTCCTGCCGCTGCTGGCGCCCGGCCTCATCGTCACCTTCTGCCTCGCCTTCGTGCAGGCCTTCTCGGTCTTCCCGTCCGCCGTCCTCCTCGGCGCGCCGTCCGGACCGACGCGCGTCATCTCGATCGCCGCCTATCAGGCCGCCTTCGAGCAATATGATCATTCGATGGGCGCTGCGATTGCCATCATCATGGGGCTGGTGCAGCTTGTCGTGATCCTCGCCGTGCTGTCGCTGAGGCAGGTACTCTATCGCGGCCCGGCCGCCGGCGGGAAAGGCTAG
- a CDS encoding ABC transporter permease: MIRDNGLASRLWRFAIWAVVVLFVLNLLGVIIAVVVNSLSTRWLGTWLPAGWTSHWYVDAWREFQLTPVLIVTFEIVFAVVIISGLVGVTTAYALARRDFPGKRLMVLIFLLPLLLPPLTYGIPLATVLYRLGVGGTFWGVVLANLVPAIPFVVLVMIPFIEQIDPRIEQAARVFGASTTSLFVRILLPLLLPGMLAALLLVLVRTLAMFELTFLTAGPTSQTLVVSLYYAVFASGVRASQSIDAMAVVYMVTTLFWLIIALQFVNPTQIVARAKQQPANP, encoded by the coding sequence ATGATCCGCGATAACGGTCTCGCCTCGCGTCTTTGGCGCTTCGCCATCTGGGCAGTCGTCGTGCTCTTCGTGCTCAACCTGCTCGGCGTGATCATCGCCGTCGTCGTCAACTCGCTTTCGACGCGTTGGCTCGGCACGTGGCTGCCGGCCGGCTGGACGTCGCATTGGTATGTCGATGCCTGGCGCGAATTCCAGCTGACACCGGTGCTGATCGTCACCTTCGAGATCGTCTTCGCGGTGGTGATCATTTCCGGGCTGGTCGGCGTTACGACGGCCTATGCGCTGGCGCGCCGTGACTTCCCCGGCAAGCGGCTGATGGTGCTGATCTTCCTCCTGCCGCTCCTCCTGCCGCCGCTGACCTACGGTATTCCGCTTGCCACCGTGCTTTACCGGCTCGGCGTCGGCGGGACGTTCTGGGGGGTGGTGCTCGCCAACCTGGTGCCCGCCATTCCCTTCGTCGTCCTCGTCATGATCCCCTTCATCGAGCAGATCGACCCGCGCATCGAACAGGCCGCGCGCGTCTTCGGGGCATCGACCACGAGCCTCTTCGTCCGCATCCTGCTGCCGCTCCTCCTGCCCGGCATGCTGGCGGCGCTGCTTCTGGTTCTGGTGCGAACGCTCGCCATGTTCGAGCTTACCTTCCTGACAGCGGGACCGACCAGCCAGACGCTTGTCGTTTCGCTCTATTATGCGGTCTTCGCCTCCGGCGTGCGGGCGTCACAATCGATCGACGCGATGGCGGTCGTCTATATGGTCACTACCTTGTTCTGGCTGATCATAGCACTCCAGTTCGTCAATCCGACGCAGATTGTGGCACGGGCAAAGCAGCAGCCCGCCAATCCGTAA
- the efeU gene encoding iron uptake transporter permease EfeU, whose translation MLATFVIGLREGLEAALIVGIIAAFLRKNGRSLTAMWLGVLLAIVLSIAVGIGLKLVEKALPQAAQEGMEAVIGAIAIFFVTGMIVWMNAHARDMKRQIEAEAAEALGQASAYALALMAFLAVLKEGFETSVFLLATFSAAQSAALAAAGAVIGLLLSAIIGWGIYMGGVRINLSRFFRVTGAFLILVAAGLVITCLRTAHEAGWLNAGQQATVNLSWLVAPGSIQSALITGVLGIPADPRLIEVLGWFAYLIPISLFIYWPPSRRLGTQATAKLKLAIAGCLAAAALCLAFIYPVPQATLPAEAPLVASADGSAQPVGAARLEAAENNGLTLKVSTKGGETSMPLPARDARNERHEGVEASAWTIHSAGTPEGKPSSLTLDDVVALAGGRIPVGLSPSRNPGPFAAEWSVRRSTEVWAAGGALLDASNEETTVVTLSDGGLQTPRTLTVGRGSDSGDWQVSAAYRDAAVKELNAVAMARTERHFWAVQLPFILAIIALLLAASAGRSLMQERRRFGASATASVSKPGRRAENSMTKGVTHAAH comes from the coding sequence ATGCTAGCCACCTTCGTCATCGGCCTGCGCGAAGGCCTCGAAGCGGCACTGATCGTCGGCATCATCGCGGCCTTCCTGCGCAAGAACGGCAGGAGCCTTACCGCCATGTGGCTCGGTGTCCTGCTGGCCATAGTTCTGTCGATCGCCGTCGGCATTGGCCTGAAACTGGTCGAGAAGGCTCTGCCGCAGGCCGCCCAAGAGGGCATGGAAGCGGTGATCGGCGCCATCGCCATCTTCTTCGTCACCGGCATGATCGTCTGGATGAACGCGCATGCGCGCGACATGAAGCGTCAGATCGAGGCCGAGGCGGCCGAAGCGCTCGGCCAGGCCAGCGCCTATGCGCTGGCACTGATGGCATTCCTGGCAGTGCTCAAGGAAGGTTTCGAGACCAGCGTCTTCCTGCTGGCAACCTTCTCGGCGGCGCAGTCGGCGGCGCTTGCCGCCGCCGGCGCGGTCATCGGGCTGCTGCTCTCGGCCATCATCGGCTGGGGCATCTATATGGGCGGTGTCCGGATCAATCTGTCGCGCTTCTTCCGCGTGACCGGGGCGTTCCTTATCCTTGTGGCCGCCGGACTCGTGATCACCTGCCTACGCACGGCCCATGAAGCTGGCTGGCTGAACGCTGGCCAGCAGGCGACGGTGAACCTCTCTTGGCTGGTCGCGCCCGGCTCCATCCAGTCGGCGCTCATCACCGGCGTTCTCGGCATTCCAGCCGATCCGCGACTGATCGAGGTCCTCGGCTGGTTCGCCTATCTGATCCCCATTTCACTCTTCATCTACTGGCCGCCGTCCAGGCGCCTCGGAACGCAGGCGACGGCGAAACTGAAGCTTGCGATCGCCGGCTGCCTTGCCGCGGCCGCGCTCTGCCTCGCTTTTATCTATCCGGTTCCGCAAGCCACACTTCCGGCAGAGGCGCCGCTTGTCGCGAGCGCGGACGGTTCTGCGCAACCCGTCGGCGCTGCCCGACTGGAAGCGGCGGAGAACAACGGCTTGACGCTCAAGGTATCGACAAAGGGCGGGGAGACTTCCATGCCGTTGCCCGCGCGCGACGCCCGGAACGAGCGCCATGAGGGGGTCGAGGCCTCGGCTTGGACCATTCACAGCGCCGGCACGCCGGAGGGCAAGCCATCGAGCCTTACTCTCGACGATGTCGTCGCGCTTGCCGGCGGACGCATCCCGGTCGGCCTTAGCCCATCGCGAAACCCCGGACCGTTCGCGGCTGAATGGTCCGTCCGGCGCTCGACCGAGGTGTGGGCGGCCGGCGGAGCGCTGCTCGATGCATCGAATGAGGAGACGACTGTCGTAACGCTTTCGGACGGCGGGTTGCAAACCCCGCGAACACTCACCGTGGGCAGGGGCTCCGATTCCGGTGACTGGCAGGTGTCTGCCGCCTATCGCGACGCGGCAGTGAAGGAATTGAACGCAGTCGCCATGGCGCGTACGGAGCGCCATTTCTGGGCAGTCCAGTTACCGTTTATCCTCGCCATCATCGCTCTCCTGCTCGCGGCATCCGCCGGACGCTCGCTGATGCAGGAGCGCCGGAGGTTCGGAGCCTCCGCGACCGCTTCCGTTTCAAAGCCCGGCCGACGCGCCGAAAATTCCATGACCAAAGGAGTTACGCATGCCGCCCATTAA
- the efeO gene encoding iron uptake system protein EfeO — translation MPPINPKTPLVTATGLAVLLALAPVAAAQEAPVKDGVSQVKVTLTSDNGGSCVLDSNSAKAGPITFSVTNKTAAGISELELLSNNRILGEKENLAPGLPTVSFTQTLDGGTYQIYCPGAAAEMQDFKVTGKAKKATGSTQDILAEGVKGYAHYVDGVVDAMVTAVQRLKADIDAGDLEKAKAQYAAARPFYERIESDVDGFMLPGYKATDNAGNLDYLVDMRASNLDPAVGWHGFHAVERDLFEKGAITDETKKLAAELQDNVEKLDKLVSTLEYRPEDLANGAAGLLEEVQTGKITGEEEAYSHIDLVDFAGNIEGAQQAFAFLEPGMQKIDADLTKQVNAQFENVTKLLETYRDPNELGGYKRYTAELKASDANKLSKAIQALQEPLSRIAEKVATAH, via the coding sequence ATGCCGCCCATTAACCCGAAGACGCCGCTTGTCACCGCGACGGGACTGGCCGTCCTTCTGGCGCTCGCGCCGGTTGCCGCAGCGCAGGAAGCGCCGGTGAAGGACGGCGTTTCGCAGGTCAAGGTCACGCTGACATCGGATAATGGCGGGAGTTGCGTCCTCGACAGCAATTCGGCCAAGGCCGGCCCGATCACCTTCTCCGTCACCAACAAGACCGCCGCCGGGATCAGCGAGCTTGAGCTCCTCAGCAATAACCGCATCCTCGGCGAAAAAGAAAACCTTGCGCCCGGCCTGCCGACGGTCAGCTTTACCCAGACGCTCGACGGCGGCACGTACCAAATCTACTGCCCCGGTGCAGCGGCGGAAATGCAGGACTTCAAGGTGACGGGCAAAGCCAAGAAGGCGACCGGCAGCACCCAGGACATTCTCGCCGAGGGCGTCAAAGGGTACGCCCATTACGTGGACGGCGTGGTCGACGCCATGGTGACGGCCGTGCAGCGGCTGAAAGCGGACATCGACGCCGGCGACCTCGAAAAAGCGAAGGCTCAATACGCGGCGGCGCGCCCATTCTACGAGCGCATCGAGTCCGACGTGGACGGCTTCATGCTGCCCGGCTACAAGGCTACCGACAATGCCGGCAATCTCGACTATCTGGTCGATATGCGCGCTTCGAACCTCGATCCGGCGGTCGGCTGGCACGGCTTTCATGCGGTCGAGCGCGACCTGTTCGAAAAGGGCGCGATCACCGACGAGACCAAGAAACTGGCGGCCGAACTGCAGGACAATGTCGAAAAGCTCGACAAGCTGGTGAGCACGCTCGAATACAGGCCCGAAGACCTCGCCAACGGCGCCGCCGGCCTCCTCGAGGAGGTACAGACGGGCAAGATCACCGGCGAGGAGGAAGCCTACAGCCATATCGATCTGGTCGACTTCGCCGGTAATATCGAAGGCGCACAGCAGGCTTTCGCCTTCCTCGAGCCCGGCATGCAGAAGATCGACGCCGACCTGACGAAGCAGGTCAATGCACAATTCGAGAACGTGACGAAGCTGCTCGAAACCTACCGCGACCCGAACGAACTGGGCGGCTACAAGCGCTATACGGCCGAGCTCAAGGCGTCCGACGCCAACAAGCTCAGCAAGGCCATCCAGGCGTTGCAGGAACCGCTCTCCAGGATAGCCGAGAAGGTGGCAACGGCGCATTGA